A single Lactuca sativa cultivar Salinas chromosome 8, Lsat_Salinas_v11, whole genome shotgun sequence DNA region contains:
- the LOC111918289 gene encoding uncharacterized protein LOC111918289 isoform X1 produces MKNTSVAMPMIKRQKSLLCSPLLGAILVSMAFFIASALIVIDHKQFPNLRAILVQRSPELRKPEALQVTPINICENQCSRDGSEALPKGIVSKTSDLEMRPLWGPRKKRKNVKSPMSLLAMAVGMKQKENVNEMIKKFPSDDFVIMLFHYDGIVDEWKDLEWSSRVIHISAISQTKWWFAKRFLHPDVVSEYAYIFLWDEDLGVQNFDAGRYLSIIKNEGLHISQPALDPEKSEVHHEMTSRESGSTVHRRIERMSRSRKQCYRNSTDPPCTGWVEMMAPVFSKEAWRCVWYMIQNDLIHAWGLDMQLGYCAQGNRTQYIGIVDSEYVVHYGIPTLGDSSQNKTNSDSSKESSSKESVPLESNHTDIRAEVRKQSFNELETFKRRWRKAVQEDECWVDPYNQH; encoded by the exons ATGAAGAACACTTCT GTAGCAATGCCTATGATCAAGAGGCAAAAATCATTACTATGCAGCCCTCTTCTTGGTGCTATATTAGTCTCCATGGCTTTCTTTATAGCAAGTGCACTAATTGTCATAGATCATAAACAG TTCCCAAACTTACGGGCAATCTTGGTTCAGAGATCTCCAGAACTACGAAAGCCTGAGGCTCTACAAGTTACACCAATAAACATATGCGAG aaTCAATGCAGTCGTGATGGAAGTGAAGCGTTGCCTAAAGGAATCGTGTCAAAAACATCTGATCTAGAGATGCGGCCATTATGGGGCCCTCGTAAGAAGAGG AAGAACGTGAAGTCACCAATGAGCTTGTTGGCTATGGCGGTTGGGATGAAGCAAAAAGAAAATGTCAATGAAATGATTAAGAAG TTCCCATCggatgattttgtgattatgcTATTCCATTATGATGGGATTGTGGATGAATGGAAGGATCTAGAATGGAGTAGTCGTGTCATACATATTTCAGCTATTAGCCAAACAAAATG GTGGTTTGCTAAGAGGTTCTTGCACCCGGATGTTGTCTCAGAATACGCTTACATTTTCCTTTGGGATGAAGATCTTGGTGTACAAAATTTTGACGCGGGAAG ATACTTATCGATAATAAAAAATGAAGGGCTTCATATATCTCAGCCAGCACTCGATCCTGAAAAATCAGAGGTGCATCATGAAATGACATCGCGAGAAAGTGGATCAACCGTACACAG AAGGATCGAAAGAATGAGCCGCTCAAGAAAACAATGCTATAGAAACAGCACAGATCCACCGTGTACAGG GTGGGTGGAAATGATGGCTCCTGTTTTCTCAAAAGAAGCATGGCGTTGTGTGTGGTATATGATTCAG AATGACTTGATTCATGCATGGGGATTGGACATGCAACTAGGGTATTGTGCACAGGGTAATCGAACACAATATATTGGTATTGTTGACTCAGAATATGTTGTTCACTACGGTATTCCTACACTTGGGGATTCATCACAGAATAAG ACAAATAGTGACTCATCGAAAGAATCTTCTTCAAAGGAATCAGTCCCATTGGAATCCAATCACACTGATATTAGAGCTGAG GTCCGAAAACAGTCGTTTAACGAATTGGAAACATTCAAAAGAAGATGGAGAAAAGCAGTTCAAGAAGATGAATGTTGGGTTGATCCATACAACCAACATTGA
- the LOC111918289 gene encoding uncharacterized protein LOC111918289 isoform X2 — protein sequence MKNTSVAMPMIKRQKSLLCSPLLGAILVSMAFFIASALIVIDHKQFPNLRAILVQRSPELRKPEALQVTPINICENQCSRDGSEALPKGIVSKTSDLEMRPLWGPRKKRNVKSPMSLLAMAVGMKQKENVNEMIKKFPSDDFVIMLFHYDGIVDEWKDLEWSSRVIHISAISQTKWWFAKRFLHPDVVSEYAYIFLWDEDLGVQNFDAGRYLSIIKNEGLHISQPALDPEKSEVHHEMTSRESGSTVHRRIERMSRSRKQCYRNSTDPPCTGWVEMMAPVFSKEAWRCVWYMIQNDLIHAWGLDMQLGYCAQGNRTQYIGIVDSEYVVHYGIPTLGDSSQNKTNSDSSKESSSKESVPLESNHTDIRAEVRKQSFNELETFKRRWRKAVQEDECWVDPYNQH from the exons ATGAAGAACACTTCT GTAGCAATGCCTATGATCAAGAGGCAAAAATCATTACTATGCAGCCCTCTTCTTGGTGCTATATTAGTCTCCATGGCTTTCTTTATAGCAAGTGCACTAATTGTCATAGATCATAAACAG TTCCCAAACTTACGGGCAATCTTGGTTCAGAGATCTCCAGAACTACGAAAGCCTGAGGCTCTACAAGTTACACCAATAAACATATGCGAG aaTCAATGCAGTCGTGATGGAAGTGAAGCGTTGCCTAAAGGAATCGTGTCAAAAACATCTGATCTAGAGATGCGGCCATTATGGGGCCCTCGTAAGAAGAGG AACGTGAAGTCACCAATGAGCTTGTTGGCTATGGCGGTTGGGATGAAGCAAAAAGAAAATGTCAATGAAATGATTAAGAAG TTCCCATCggatgattttgtgattatgcTATTCCATTATGATGGGATTGTGGATGAATGGAAGGATCTAGAATGGAGTAGTCGTGTCATACATATTTCAGCTATTAGCCAAACAAAATG GTGGTTTGCTAAGAGGTTCTTGCACCCGGATGTTGTCTCAGAATACGCTTACATTTTCCTTTGGGATGAAGATCTTGGTGTACAAAATTTTGACGCGGGAAG ATACTTATCGATAATAAAAAATGAAGGGCTTCATATATCTCAGCCAGCACTCGATCCTGAAAAATCAGAGGTGCATCATGAAATGACATCGCGAGAAAGTGGATCAACCGTACACAG AAGGATCGAAAGAATGAGCCGCTCAAGAAAACAATGCTATAGAAACAGCACAGATCCACCGTGTACAGG GTGGGTGGAAATGATGGCTCCTGTTTTCTCAAAAGAAGCATGGCGTTGTGTGTGGTATATGATTCAG AATGACTTGATTCATGCATGGGGATTGGACATGCAACTAGGGTATTGTGCACAGGGTAATCGAACACAATATATTGGTATTGTTGACTCAGAATATGTTGTTCACTACGGTATTCCTACACTTGGGGATTCATCACAGAATAAG ACAAATAGTGACTCATCGAAAGAATCTTCTTCAAAGGAATCAGTCCCATTGGAATCCAATCACACTGATATTAGAGCTGAG GTCCGAAAACAGTCGTTTAACGAATTGGAAACATTCAAAAGAAGATGGAGAAAAGCAGTTCAAGAAGATGAATGTTGGGTTGATCCATACAACCAACATTGA
- the LOC111918289 gene encoding uncharacterized protein LOC111918289 isoform X3 gives MKNTSVAMPMIKRQKSLLCSPLLGAILVSMAFFIASALIVIDHKQRSPELRKPEALQVTPINICENQCSRDGSEALPKGIVSKTSDLEMRPLWGPRKKRKNVKSPMSLLAMAVGMKQKENVNEMIKKFPSDDFVIMLFHYDGIVDEWKDLEWSSRVIHISAISQTKWWFAKRFLHPDVVSEYAYIFLWDEDLGVQNFDAGRYLSIIKNEGLHISQPALDPEKSEVHHEMTSRESGSTVHRRIERMSRSRKQCYRNSTDPPCTGWVEMMAPVFSKEAWRCVWYMIQNDLIHAWGLDMQLGYCAQGNRTQYIGIVDSEYVVHYGIPTLGDSSQNKTNSDSSKESSSKESVPLESNHTDIRAEVRKQSFNELETFKRRWRKAVQEDECWVDPYNQH, from the exons ATGAAGAACACTTCT GTAGCAATGCCTATGATCAAGAGGCAAAAATCATTACTATGCAGCCCTCTTCTTGGTGCTATATTAGTCTCCATGGCTTTCTTTATAGCAAGTGCACTAATTGTCATAGATCATAAACAG AGATCTCCAGAACTACGAAAGCCTGAGGCTCTACAAGTTACACCAATAAACATATGCGAG aaTCAATGCAGTCGTGATGGAAGTGAAGCGTTGCCTAAAGGAATCGTGTCAAAAACATCTGATCTAGAGATGCGGCCATTATGGGGCCCTCGTAAGAAGAGG AAGAACGTGAAGTCACCAATGAGCTTGTTGGCTATGGCGGTTGGGATGAAGCAAAAAGAAAATGTCAATGAAATGATTAAGAAG TTCCCATCggatgattttgtgattatgcTATTCCATTATGATGGGATTGTGGATGAATGGAAGGATCTAGAATGGAGTAGTCGTGTCATACATATTTCAGCTATTAGCCAAACAAAATG GTGGTTTGCTAAGAGGTTCTTGCACCCGGATGTTGTCTCAGAATACGCTTACATTTTCCTTTGGGATGAAGATCTTGGTGTACAAAATTTTGACGCGGGAAG ATACTTATCGATAATAAAAAATGAAGGGCTTCATATATCTCAGCCAGCACTCGATCCTGAAAAATCAGAGGTGCATCATGAAATGACATCGCGAGAAAGTGGATCAACCGTACACAG AAGGATCGAAAGAATGAGCCGCTCAAGAAAACAATGCTATAGAAACAGCACAGATCCACCGTGTACAGG GTGGGTGGAAATGATGGCTCCTGTTTTCTCAAAAGAAGCATGGCGTTGTGTGTGGTATATGATTCAG AATGACTTGATTCATGCATGGGGATTGGACATGCAACTAGGGTATTGTGCACAGGGTAATCGAACACAATATATTGGTATTGTTGACTCAGAATATGTTGTTCACTACGGTATTCCTACACTTGGGGATTCATCACAGAATAAG ACAAATAGTGACTCATCGAAAGAATCTTCTTCAAAGGAATCAGTCCCATTGGAATCCAATCACACTGATATTAGAGCTGAG GTCCGAAAACAGTCGTTTAACGAATTGGAAACATTCAAAAGAAGATGGAGAAAAGCAGTTCAAGAAGATGAATGTTGGGTTGATCCATACAACCAACATTGA
- the LOC111918288 gene encoding uncharacterized protein LOC111918288 yields MNTTATFYSLWMLSSCSLAPNPSKKMAAILHITSLQSNTPSFLLHSLTPSTPSLRHSSLKSKGHILFQRRKRSIAFTCQSISDDSDDGYLLDAPVSAGDGFSFSGGKYSDGPNPADEWFKTGKYMKAHPVYGTGEKAKDPIFGLTMGGNSQTSTDLFRWFCVESGNADKPSVVLIHGFPSQAYSYRKVLPLLSKDYHTIAFDWLGFGYSDKPQPKYGFDYTLDEFVSALGSVIDELGVNKVSLVVQGYFAPIVVKYASKHQEKLNDLILLNPPLTAKHANLPSTLSIFSNFLLGEIFSQDPLRASDKTLTSCGPYKMKEDDAMVYRRPYLTSGSSGFALNAISRSMKKELKNYVEEMRKILMDDDWKVKTSICWGQRDRWLDFDGVEDFCTASKHRLVELPTAGHHVQEDLGEELATVIAGLVSRKVRI; encoded by the exons ATGAACACAACGGCCACCTTTTATTCCCTTTGGATGCTATCATCTTGCTCACTCGCGCCAAACCCATCGAAGAAAATGGCTGCCATTCTTCACATCACATCTCTTCAATCCAACACTCCCTCGTTCCTCCTCCATTCCCTCACACCATCTACGCCCTCCCTCCGCCACAGCTCCCTCAAATCGAAGGGTCACATCCTCTTCCAAAGAAGAAAGAGATCGATCGCCTTCACCTGCCAATCCATTAGCGATGACAGCGATGAT GGTTATTTGTTGGACGCTCCTGTTTCCGCTGGAGATGGCTTCTCTTTTAGCGGAG GGAAGTATTCTGATGGACCTAATCCAGCTGATGAGTGGTTTAAGACAGGAAAATAT ATGAAAGCACATCCTGTTTATGGCACCGGTGAAAAGGCCAAGGATCCAATTTTTGGTTTGACAATGGGTGGCAATTCACAAACCTCAACAGATCTCTTCAG ATGGTTTTGCGTTGAAAGTGGAAATGCTGATAAACCTTCAGTTGTACTAATTCATGGATTTCCTTCACAG GCTTATTCATATCGCAAGGTACTGCCATTGCTATCCAAGGATTATCATACCATAGCTTTTGACTGGTTGG GCTTCGGATATTCAGATAAGCCTCAACCCAAATATGGATTTGATTACACCTTAGATG AATTCGTATCAGCTTTGGGATCTGTTATTGATGAACTTGGAGTCAACAAGGTTTCACTCGTTGTTCAG GGGTATTTTGCGCCAATTGTTGTTAAATATGCAAGCAAACATCAAGAGAAGTTGAATGATCTCATACTGCTTAATCCTCCT CTTACAGCCAAGCATGCAAACCTGCCATCAACATTGTCAATTTTCAGCAACTTTTTGTTGGGTGAAATATTCTCACAg GATCCTCTTAGGGCAAGTGATAAAACATTAACAAGCTGTGGGCCCTACAAAATGAAAGAAGATGATGCTATGGTGTATAGGAGACCATATCTTACATCTGGTTCATCTGGATTTGCTCTTAATGCAATAAGTCGCTCAATGAAAAAGGAACTTAAG AACTATGTTGAAGAAATGAGAAAAATCCTTATGGATGATGACTGGAAAGTTAAAACTTCGATATGCTGGGGACAAAGAGACCGTTGGCTAGACTttgatggagttgaagatttttgCACCGCTTCAAAACATCGACTAGTTGAACTTCCCACG GCAGGGCATCATGTACAGGAGGACTTGGGTGAAGAATTAGCAACGGTTATTGCTGGCCTCGTTAGTAGAAAGGTTCGTATATGA
- the LOC111918291 gene encoding photosystem I reaction center subunit XI, chloroplastic — translation MATAASTMASHLKGSFTTSFTRDLVTPKGISGTPFRILPSSRKSSFTIKAVKTDKPNYQVIQPINGDPFIGSLETPVTSSPLIAWYLSNLPGYRTAVNPLLRGIEVGLAHGFFLVGPFVKAGPLRNTEYAGAAGSLAAGGLVVILSICLTMYGIASFKEGEPSIAPSLTLTGRKKEPDQLQTADGWAKFTGGFFFGGISGVIWAFYLLYVLDLPYYVK, via the exons ATGGCCACAGCAGCCTCCACCATGGCTAGCCACCTCAAGGGCAGTTTCACAACTTCTTTTACAAGAGACCTTGTTACCCCAAAGGGCATTTCTGGTACACCATTCAGAATCTTGCCTTCCTCTCGCAAATCTTCATTCACCATCAAGGCTGTTAAAACCGATAAG CCCAATTACCAAGTGATCCAGCCCATCAACGGCGACCCATTCATCGGAAGCCTCGAGACACCCGTCACATCAAGCCCATTGATTGCATGGTACCTTTCAAACCTTCCGGGATACCGCACAGCTGTCAACCCACTACTACGTGGTATCGAGGTCGGGCTAGCCCATGGGTTCTTTCTAGTGGGCCCATTTGTGAAAGCAGGCCCACTAAGGAACACAGAGTATGCTGGTGCGGCTGGCTCACTAGCTGCTGGTGGGCTAGTGGTGATCTTAAGCATCTGCTTGACGATGTACGGGATCGCTTCGTTTAAAGAGGGTGAGCCATCGATTGCCCCGtcattgactttgaccgggaggaAGAAGGAGCCGGATCAACTTCAAACAGCTGACGGTTGGGCCAAATTTACCGGCGGGTTCTTCTTTGGTGGGATCTCGGGGGTCATATGGGCTTTTTATCTTCTTTATGTACTTGACCTTCCTTATTATGTTAAGTAA
- the LOC111918290 gene encoding TPR repeat-containing protein ZIP4: MRITEISSPDLRQTQSQSQDPISDLLCKLEALTTEIERHSPESPLPESVSAALRHGLTQLTSLAPFQNSVKLQIWKLSYRLWNACVDLFNFVRSSSSKITEEHAKLRQVSVDLLFLVIDVSGVPSPYFKCASFFYKTGIIWHELHKYDLASNCFEKATDLTSNVEITNVSDRDERRLILDLNIARSKTAWEVSDRNLAINLLNRSKRALFGTAENYMALANQYTNFGKLLLSKNEVSAVNEALKLMSEALELCEKGLRNVKKPDETLALKELRLKTLRFMAASHLQRDEFENVLKCVRVLRDGEKGGDHPSSSVLAMKAWLGLGRYGEAEKELKGMVVNKGIPEGVWVSAMESYLQAIGTSGAETAMGVFLGFLGRSHVSAAAAIRVVQRVVGDCVNGEGARVRTKVVAEFVSNDKLVALFAGDLAANQRSAMHALLWNCAADYFRSKDYEVSAEMFEKSLLYVPHDIENRSLRAKGYRVLCLCHLGLSHLDRAQEYIDEAAKLEPNVASAFLKFKIYLQNNDHNGAITQIQTMPTCIDFTPEFLSLSAHEAIACRALPVAVNSLSHLLTFFPNGKPMPTTEVIAFRTLITILIQEPGNEPEILKYMKKAHTRFSELGPECFFGTGEVGKREQNWFALNLWNLGLKSGQEKKYELCGELFTMCAEYYGVKIDGQMEGNNSMVCKSMILAVSAMLAGEKESKNTLSDNEVKHAIELLERAGKILMSGSTKTHLDDDQNTTIEPHFYFIYTLSAYDLYTRLNNTESKQLVCIKNYTNSKHFNPNYLLQIALNASEGPRSNPKIATFCLKTCISSLLSSLSPDYQTISLIIRKLITIISVHKGNVDYDDDDGDDDDDGVYGMYKKALRIMVGLKAGEYPVEEGKWLAMTAWNRAALPVRLGQAVEAKKWMEMGLELAGRVAGMDTYKACMEDFVSGVEKKVQSQGHL, translated from the exons ATGAGAATCACCGAGATCTCTTCGCCGGATCTCCGGCAGACGCAGTCGCAGTCGCAGGATCCGATATCTGATTTACTCTGCAAACTAGAAGCATTAACAACTGAAATTGAACGTCACTCGCCGGAATCTCCTTTGCCGGAGTCCGTCTCCGCTGCTCTTCGCCACGGACTGACTCAACTAACTTCACTCGCACCATTCCAGAACTCCGTGAAGCTGCAGATATGGAAGTTGAGTTACCGTTTATGGAACGCATGCGTGGATCTCTTCAACTTTGTCCGATCATCGTCGTCTAAAATTACAGAGGAGCACGCCAAACTCCGGCAAGTGTCCGTAGATCTTCTCTTCCTCGTCATTGACGTTTCCGGTGTCCCTTCACCTTATTTCAAGTGCGCTTCGTTCTTCTACAAAACAGGTATAATCTGGCATGAGCTCCATAAGTACGATCTCGCTAGCAATTGCTTCGAGAAAGCGACCGATCTGACGTCAAACGTCGAGATTACGAATGTATCCGATCGTGATGAGCGTAGGCTGATTCTAGATTTAAATATTGCAAGATCAAAAACGGCTTGGGAGGTTTCTGATAGAAATTTGGCGATAAATCTACTAAATAGATCAAAGAGAGCACTGTTCGGAACTGCAGAGAACTACATGGCTTTAGCGAACCAATATACGAATTTCGGAAAATTACTTTTGTCAAAAAACGAAGTCTCCGCCGTAAACGAGGCCCTGAAGTTGATGAGTGAAGCTTTGGAATTGTGTGAGAAAGGGCTACGAAACGTGAAAAAGCCAGACGAAACCCTAGCTTTGAAGGAATTAAGGCTGAAGACACTGAGATTCATGGCAGCATCACATCTGCAGAGAGATGAATTTGAAAACGTTTTGAAGTGTGTGAGAGTTTTGAGAGACGGTGAGAAAGGGGGAGATCATCCGAGCTCAAGCGTCTTAGCAATGAAGGCTTGGTTAGGATTAGGAAGATACGGAGAAGCAGAGAAGGAGCTAAAAGGCATGGTGGTAAATAAGGGGATTCCAGAGGGTGTTTGGGTATCAGCAATGGAGTCATACTTACAAGCAATAGGCACTTCTGGGGCAGAGACAGCAATGGGTGTGTTTCTTGGATTTCTAGGGAGGTCACACGTCAGTGCTGCCGCAGCAATTAGGGTGGTTCAGAGAGTGGTCGGTGATTGTGTAAACGGAGAAGGAGCTAGGGTTAGGACCAAAGTGGTTGCTGAGTTTGTATCCAATGACAAACTTGTCGCTCTTTTTGCTGGAGATTTGGCTGCAAATCAGAGGTCTGCCATGCATGCTCTTCTATGGAACTG TGCAGCAGATTATTTCAGGTCTAAGGATTATGAGGTGAGTGCTGAAATGTTTGAGAAGTCTCTGCTTTATGTCCCTCATGACATAGAGAACAGATCTCTTCGGGCAAAAGGCTACAGAGTACTATGTCTATGTCACCTAGGCCTCTCCCATCTGGATAGAGCTCAAGAATACATTGATGAGGCTGCTAAG TTGGAACCCAATGTTGCTTCTGCTTTCCTGAAG TTCAAGATCTATCTACAAAATAATGATCATAATGGAGCAATTACTCAAATTCAAACAATGCCAACATGCATTGACTTCACTCCAGAATTCCTTTCACTATCTGCCCATGAAGCCATTGCTTGTCGTGCTCTTCCTGTTGCAGTCAACTCTTTATCCCATCTTCTAACCTTCTTTCCCAATGGGAAACCAATGCCAACAACTGAAGTCATAGCTTTTAGAACCCTAATCACAATTCTCATTCAAGAACCTGGAAACGAGCCTGAAATCCTCAAATACATGAAAAAAGCCCATACCCGTTTCTCTGAACTTGGACCCGAATGTTTTTTTGGGACAGGTGAGGTTGGAAAAAGGGAACAAAATTGGTTTGCTTTAAATTTATGGAATCTTGGGTTGAAAAGTGGACAAGAAAAGAAGTATGAACTTTGTGGGGAGCTTTTTACGATGTGTGCAGAATATTATGGGGTTAAAATTGATGGACAAATGGAGGGAAATAATTCAATGGTATGTAAGTCGATGATTTTAGCAGTGTCTGCAATGTTAGCTGGTGAGAAGGAAAGTAAGAACACGTTATCAGACAATGAAGTCAAACATGCGATTGAATTGCTGGAAAGAGCTGGAAAG ATACTAATGTCTGGATCAACAAAAACTCATCTAGATGATGATCAAAACACCACAATCGAACCACATTTCTACTTTATATATACATTAAGTGCATATGATCTTTACACAAGACTCAACAACACAGAATCAAAGCAACTTGTTTGTATAAAAAACTACACAAACTCCAAACACTTCAACCCAAATTACCTCCTTCAAATTGCTCTAAATGCATCAGAAGGACCACGATCGAACCCTAAAATAGCCACATTTTGTCTCAAAACTTGTATCTCTTCCCTCCTCTCCTCTTTATCACCCGATTATCAAACAATTTCTCTCATTATCAGAAAACTAATCACCATCATCAGTGTTCATAAAGGCAATGTagattatgatgatgatgatggtgatgatgatgatgatggggtATATGGGATGTATAAGAAAGCATTGAGGATTATGGTGGGGTTAAAGGCGGGTGAATATCCGGTGGAGGAGGGGAAGTGGCTGGCGATGACGGCATGGAATCGGGCAGCTTTGCCGGTGAGGTTGGGGCAGGCGGTGGAAGCGAAAAAGTGGATGGAAATGGGGTTGGAATTGGCGGGCAGGGTTGCGGGCATGGATACTTACAAAGCTTGTATGGAGGATTTTGTTTCTGGGGTTGAAAAGAAAGTTCAGAGTCAAGGGCATCTTTag